In Hamadaea flava, a genomic segment contains:
- a CDS encoding DUF2871 domain-containing protein, protein MRKLYVAAHVYMILGLISGLAYREITKIQEYTGDTQLGVVHTHLLALGMLFFLIVLGLEKLFGLTENRRLFATFFWVYNASLAVTIATMVVHGTLTVYGKESNEAIAGIAGLGHIGLTVGLVLLFINLGKRVPKNRAADAE, encoded by the coding sequence GTGAGAAAACTCTACGTAGCGGCCCATGTCTACATGATCCTGGGCTTGATCAGTGGCCTGGCGTACCGGGAGATCACGAAGATCCAGGAGTACACCGGCGACACCCAGCTCGGCGTGGTGCACACCCACCTGCTCGCGCTCGGGATGCTGTTCTTCCTGATCGTGCTGGGCTTGGAGAAGCTGTTCGGCCTGACCGAGAACCGGCGGCTGTTCGCCACCTTCTTCTGGGTCTACAACGCCAGCCTCGCCGTGACGATCGCAACCATGGTGGTGCACGGGACCCTCACGGTCTACGGCAAGGAGAGCAACGAGGCCATCGCCGGCATCGCCGGGCTGGGCCACATCGGGCTGACCGTCGGCCTGGTCCTGCTGTTCATCAACCTCGGCAAGCGCGTGCCGAAGAACCGCGCCGCCGACGCCGAATAG
- a CDS encoding tetratricopeptide repeat protein, translated as MNGEIVGAASGVDTVDGLAALLRQLRRRQAHQRRDSELTYREIAARTGWSIGIIAGYFAGRTLPPTDRFDILVALLGATPAEQGSLATLRDRIADGRRGGAGPASGVPGWPKPRQLPADVPHFTGREAELAELDERLPLGGSATSAVISTISGTAGVGKTALAIHWSHRAAARFPDGQIYLNLRGFDGRGPAVGAAEALRGLLEAFGVEAQRIPLTVEAQSALFRSVLADRRVLLVLDNARSAEQIRPMLPGSPHCLTLITSRNRLSSLVVTEGAQPLLLELPSATEGVRILSNRLGPEAVAREPEAVDELVRRCARLPLALAIIAARARAEPSLTRLVTQLRDARQGLDAFADEDATADVRAVFSYSLRALGEPAARMFRLLGVHPGPDITLAAAASVAGTDATATQQSLTELVRANLLSQTLSGRYAFHDLLRAYAAEQAETLDSAPVRRAAIRRSLGHYLHSAHDAALTIYPQRDRIALHPADPAITAESFEDIDQARAWFAAEHPVLLAQIRQGEQAGLGVLTWQLAWAIADVLDWRGQWHDLTATQEIAAEAARAAADPTGLAQAQRILARAHIRFGRWDDAEALLLDAAENFRRIGDLVGEANSQIALSRVHEQHGRMSAALACSQQALDLFQTAGHQTGRARSLNVVGWYHALLGEYEQAVARCTEALAVHAELGSRFGQAPVWDSLGYAHQHLGDHAEAVRCYENAIRLYREIGDRYHEADTLVHLGDNHFGAAEWSLAAGSWRDALRILDELNHPSAADVRPKLKQVEEMP; from the coding sequence ATGAACGGCGAGATCGTGGGTGCCGCGTCCGGTGTGGACACTGTAGACGGCCTGGCCGCGTTGCTGCGGCAGCTGCGCCGGCGGCAGGCCCATCAACGCCGGGACTCCGAGCTGACCTATCGGGAGATCGCTGCCCGGACCGGTTGGTCCATCGGGATCATCGCCGGATACTTCGCCGGACGGACGCTGCCGCCGACCGACCGGTTCGACATCCTCGTGGCGCTGCTGGGCGCCACCCCGGCGGAACAGGGCTCGCTCGCCACCCTCCGCGACCGGATCGCCGACGGGCGACGCGGCGGTGCCGGGCCGGCTAGCGGCGTACCCGGCTGGCCGAAGCCCCGTCAGCTGCCGGCCGACGTGCCGCACTTCACCGGCCGGGAGGCCGAACTCGCCGAACTCGACGAGCGGCTGCCGCTGGGCGGATCGGCCACCTCGGCAGTGATCTCCACCATCTCGGGCACCGCCGGAGTCGGTAAGACCGCCTTGGCGATCCACTGGTCGCACCGGGCCGCCGCGCGATTCCCCGACGGGCAGATTTATCTGAACCTGCGCGGCTTCGACGGTCGCGGCCCGGCGGTCGGCGCCGCAGAGGCGCTACGCGGCCTGCTCGAAGCCTTCGGAGTCGAGGCGCAGCGCATCCCGCTGACCGTGGAAGCCCAGTCCGCCCTGTTCCGCAGCGTCCTCGCCGACCGGCGCGTACTGCTGGTGCTGGACAACGCCCGCAGCGCCGAGCAGATCCGGCCGATGCTGCCCGGCTCGCCGCACTGCCTCACCCTGATCACCAGCCGGAATCGGCTGTCCAGCCTGGTCGTCACAGAGGGAGCGCAACCCCTGCTGCTCGAGCTGCCGTCGGCGACCGAGGGCGTACGCATCCTGTCGAACCGGCTCGGCCCGGAGGCGGTCGCCCGGGAACCGGAGGCCGTCGACGAACTCGTGCGCCGATGCGCCCGGCTGCCGCTCGCGTTGGCGATCATCGCCGCGCGCGCCCGTGCCGAGCCGTCGCTGACCCGGCTCGTCACGCAACTGCGAGATGCCCGGCAGGGCCTCGACGCGTTCGCCGACGAGGACGCCACCGCCGACGTCCGCGCGGTCTTCTCCTACTCCCTGCGCGCCCTCGGCGAACCGGCTGCCCGGATGTTCCGGCTGCTCGGCGTACACCCTGGACCCGACATCACCCTCGCGGCGGCGGCCAGCGTCGCCGGGACCGACGCGACGGCTACCCAGCAGTCGCTCACCGAACTGGTCCGGGCCAACCTCCTCAGCCAGACCTTGTCCGGCCGGTACGCCTTCCACGACCTGCTCCGGGCGTACGCCGCCGAACAGGCCGAGACGCTGGACAGCGCGCCCGTCCGCCGGGCGGCGATCCGGCGGTCGCTCGGCCACTACCTGCACAGTGCCCACGACGCCGCCCTCACGATCTACCCGCAACGGGACCGGATCGCACTGCACCCCGCCGATCCCGCGATCACTGCCGAGTCCTTCGAGGACATCGACCAGGCGCGCGCCTGGTTCGCCGCCGAGCATCCGGTGCTGCTGGCCCAGATCCGGCAGGGCGAACAAGCCGGGCTCGGCGTACTCACCTGGCAGCTGGCCTGGGCGATCGCGGACGTGCTGGACTGGCGTGGCCAGTGGCACGATCTGACGGCCACCCAGGAGATCGCGGCCGAGGCGGCCCGCGCGGCAGCGGACCCGACGGGTCTGGCCCAAGCCCAGCGGATCCTGGCGCGGGCGCACATCCGCTTCGGACGGTGGGACGACGCTGAGGCGCTGCTCCTCGACGCCGCCGAGAACTTCCGGCGCATCGGCGACCTCGTGGGTGAGGCCAACAGCCAGATCGCGTTGTCGCGGGTCCACGAGCAGCACGGCCGAATGTCCGCCGCGCTCGCCTGCTCGCAGCAGGCGCTCGACCTCTTCCAGACGGCCGGCCACCAGACCGGCCGTGCCCGGTCGCTCAACGTGGTGGGCTGGTATCACGCGTTGCTCGGCGAGTACGAGCAGGCCGTCGCGCGCTGCACCGAAGCCCTGGCGGTGCACGCCGAACTCGGCAGCCGATTCGGGCAGGCGCCGGTCTGGGACAGCCTCGGGTACGCCCACCAGCACCTCGGTGACCACGCCGAGGCGGTCCGCTGCTACGAGAACGCGATCCGGCTCTACCGGGAGATCGGCGACCGCTATCACGAGGCGGACACGCTGGTGCACTTGGGAGACAACCACTTCGGCGCGGCCGAGTGGAGCCTGGCGGCCGGATCGTGGCGAGACGCGTTGCGCATCCTGGACGAGCTGAACCATCCGTCGGCCGCCGACGTGCGGCCGAAACTCAAGCAGGTCGAGGAGATGCCGTAG